The following are encoded in a window of Shewanella psychrotolerans genomic DNA:
- a CDS encoding FxsA family protein, with the protein MFFILLIIFVLVPVIELNVLIRVGESLGSWTTVGLVLFTAVVGVSLVRSQGISTLMQVQQKLARGEAPGQEIVEGMMLAVAGLLLLIPGFVTDFIGLLLLTPITRVPVAGFLYKRMQLKVSSQGGFQAGFGAGGFGSKNGRSPFGDDPFTRDDGNTFDGDFERKPDPSEKKEESHQLDDKKDPKV; encoded by the coding sequence GTGTTTTTTATTCTACTAATTATTTTTGTGCTCGTGCCCGTTATTGAGTTGAATGTACTGATCCGTGTAGGCGAGTCGCTAGGGAGTTGGACGACCGTTGGTCTCGTGTTATTTACAGCAGTGGTTGGGGTGTCTTTGGTGCGCAGTCAAGGAATAAGCACCTTGATGCAGGTGCAGCAAAAGTTGGCTAGAGGCGAAGCGCCTGGGCAAGAGATTGTCGAAGGTATGATGTTGGCTGTAGCAGGATTGCTGTTACTTATCCCTGGCTTTGTAACTGACTTTATCGGTCTATTGTTGTTAACGCCGATAACTCGAGTTCCAGTCGCTGGTTTTTTATACAAGCGCATGCAATTAAAGGTAAGTAGCCAAGGTGGTTTTCAAGCGGGATTTGGTGCCGGTGGATTTGGTTCAAAAAATGGTCGCTCCCCATTTGGCGATGATCCTTTTACTCGTGATGATGGCAATACCTTCGATGGTGACTTTGAACGTAAGCCCGACCCATCAGAAAAAAAAGAGGAGTCACATCAGCTAGACGACAAGAAGGATCCTAAAGTTTAA
- a CDS encoding thiopurine S-methyltransferase yields MQPSFWHDKWASQQIGFHLGEVNPLLVDNWDSLNIKSGAKVFVPLCGKSLDLCFLAEQGLDVVGCELSQTAVEQFFSDNQLDVDAQALADHTLYRTEQVAIYQGDLFTLPAHLLEDISAFYDRAALIAWPDEMRRQYVLQLAKLLPPKSIGLLITLDYPQETLTGPPFAVSNDWIMEHMSEHFEIELLHTEDVLADNPSFVKKQVPWLTESVYRLTRKG; encoded by the coding sequence ATGCAACCAAGTTTTTGGCATGACAAATGGGCGTCCCAGCAAATAGGCTTTCACCTTGGTGAGGTTAATCCCTTATTAGTCGATAATTGGGATTCGTTAAATATTAAATCTGGTGCCAAGGTTTTTGTGCCGCTATGCGGTAAGAGTTTAGATCTCTGTTTTCTCGCAGAGCAAGGGCTAGATGTTGTTGGCTGCGAGCTTAGTCAAACCGCAGTTGAGCAGTTTTTTTCTGATAATCAGCTTGATGTAGATGCTCAAGCACTCGCGGATCATACGCTTTATCGCACAGAGCAAGTCGCTATTTATCAGGGCGATCTATTTACCTTACCGGCTCACCTATTGGAAGATATTTCGGCCTTTTACGATAGGGCGGCACTCATTGCCTGGCCAGATGAGATGCGCCGCCAATATGTGCTGCAGTTAGCGAAACTTCTTCCTCCCAAGAGTATAGGGTTACTTATTACATTAGATTATCCTCAAGAGACGCTAACTGGCCCGCCATTTGCGGTATCTAACGACTGGATTATGGAGCACATGAGTGAGCATTTTGAGATTGAGCTGCTACATACCGAGGATGTGCTGGCTGACAATCCAAGCTTTGTGAAAAAACAGGTGCCTTGGTTAACTGAGTCTGTATATCGATTGACTCGTAAAGGTTAA
- the tcdA gene encoding tRNA cyclic N6-threonylcarbamoyladenosine(37) synthase TcdA, with protein sequence MSDPYLNRFAGIGRLYGVKALHQFAQSHVAVVGIGGVGTWVAESLARSGIGEITLIDLDDICVTNTNRQLHALKQTIGESKVEVMAERIRQINPDCKVNEIEDFITADNLGDYFNGKKQGGSLDYVVDCIDAVKPKTALIAWCKRQKLPIVTVGGAGGQTDPTQVQVADLAKTYQDPLLAKVRNLLRREYNFSKNVQRRFSIEAVFSTEQLVYPQSDGSVCNVKATAEGSMRMDCASGFGAVTVVTGTFGFVAVSRVLTKIAAKAS encoded by the coding sequence TTGTCAGATCCGTACTTAAACCGATTTGCTGGAATAGGTCGTCTTTATGGGGTGAAAGCATTACATCAATTTGCTCAGTCCCATGTTGCTGTTGTGGGCATTGGCGGTGTGGGCACTTGGGTGGCTGAATCACTTGCTAGAAGCGGTATCGGGGAGATCACGTTAATTGATCTCGATGATATATGTGTGACGAATACCAACAGGCAATTACACGCGCTTAAACAAACAATTGGCGAATCTAAAGTTGAGGTGATGGCCGAGCGGATCCGCCAGATAAATCCTGATTGTAAGGTGAATGAAATCGAAGATTTTATTACTGCCGATAACTTAGGAGATTATTTTAATGGCAAGAAGCAGGGGGGAAGTCTCGACTATGTTGTTGACTGTATTGATGCGGTTAAACCTAAGACAGCTTTAATCGCCTGGTGTAAACGTCAGAAGCTGCCAATTGTGACGGTTGGTGGTGCTGGCGGCCAAACCGATCCGACTCAAGTACAGGTTGCCGACTTAGCCAAGACCTACCAAGATCCCTTGCTTGCTAAGGTGAGAAACCTACTAAGGCGTGAATATAATTTTTCGAAAAATGTACAACGTCGCTTTAGTATCGAAGCTGTATTTTCGACTGAGCAGTTAGTTTATCCCCAGTCCGATGGTAGCGTATGTAATGTAAAGGCGACCGCAGAGGGGAGTATGCGTATGGACTGTGCATCGGGATTTGGCGCCGTGACCGTAGTCACTGGAACCTTTGGTTTTGTTGCAGTGAGTCGAGTGCTGACTAAAATCGCAGCCAAAGCTAGCTAA
- a CDS encoding protein-disulfide reductase DsbD, whose product MKKILFLFLSSLLLLAPAVQSEGIFSSNKFGFLKDEPKLMPVDQAFVFDFKQEGEQVKVSWVIADGYYMYRDKLKFEADGATLGEIHLPRGKAHTDDYFGEQEVYYSYVEVPIAIKQASSEGTLNVTFMGCAEGKLCYPPTKRSAVLAEVVANDGVLPAAEASASQSLSTPSSAQQATTTPITEQDTLSQMLANDSLLWTLVIFFGLGIGLALTPCVFPMYPILSGIIVGQGEKLSTRKAFTLSMVYVQGMAITYSLLGLVVASAGMKYQAALQHPAVLVVLAILFFVLSLSMFGLYDLKLPSSWQEKMNRFSNNQKGGNIAGVFIMGIISGLVASPCTTAPLSGALVYVAQTGDLMQGFLALYVLSMGMGLPLLIIGSSGGKLLPRAGAWMDIIKTIFGFLLIAVSIVMLGRIWTGLVSDLLWALWGIALAGYLMHQNKLTEFNWKQTVRSVTLLLMLLASFSYGFQAVMNSLGFQSHTLSSEGHGVTHKTIKSVADLEAEVAAAKAQGRPVMLDLYADWCVACKEFENITFKDPAVQQRLSQMIFLQADVTKSDAIDVELLEHYNVLGLPTLLMFDASGELRDELRVTGFMKPEAFAAHLDLLLAK is encoded by the coding sequence ATGAAAAAAATACTGTTCCTTTTTCTCTCGTCACTGTTATTACTTGCCCCCGCGGTTCAAAGTGAAGGCATTTTCAGCAGTAATAAATTTGGCTTTCTAAAAGACGAACCTAAGTTGATGCCCGTCGATCAAGCTTTTGTATTCGACTTTAAGCAAGAGGGTGAGCAAGTCAAAGTCAGCTGGGTTATCGCCGATGGTTACTACATGTATCGCGATAAGCTTAAATTTGAAGCCGATGGCGCGACTCTAGGCGAAATACACTTGCCCCGCGGCAAGGCGCATACCGATGACTACTTTGGCGAGCAAGAGGTCTATTACTCTTATGTAGAAGTCCCTATCGCTATCAAACAAGCCTCTAGTGAAGGTACGCTGAACGTCACTTTTATGGGCTGTGCCGAGGGAAAACTCTGTTATCCACCAACCAAACGCAGCGCTGTCTTAGCTGAAGTCGTGGCAAACGACGGTGTACTGCCAGCTGCAGAGGCAAGCGCGAGCCAGAGCTTATCTACGCCCTCATCTGCCCAGCAAGCGACGACAACACCGATCACAGAGCAAGACACTCTGAGTCAGATGTTGGCTAATGACAGTCTTTTATGGACCTTAGTGATTTTCTTTGGCTTAGGCATCGGCCTCGCCTTGACCCCATGTGTATTTCCTATGTATCCCATTTTGTCAGGGATTATTGTCGGTCAAGGGGAGAAACTGTCAACTCGCAAAGCATTTACCCTCTCAATGGTTTATGTTCAAGGTATGGCTATTACCTACTCCCTACTTGGGTTAGTGGTGGCCTCTGCGGGAATGAAGTATCAAGCCGCCCTGCAACACCCTGCCGTGTTAGTGGTACTGGCTATTTTGTTCTTCGTGCTCAGTTTATCAATGTTTGGTCTTTATGACTTAAAACTGCCATCGAGCTGGCAGGAGAAGATGAATCGCTTCTCCAACAACCAGAAAGGCGGCAATATCGCTGGTGTGTTTATCATGGGGATCATCTCGGGCTTAGTCGCCTCTCCATGCACCACTGCACCGCTTTCAGGCGCACTCGTCTACGTGGCACAAACGGGCGACCTAATGCAGGGGTTCTTAGCCCTTTATGTCCTTAGTATGGGAATGGGGCTTCCTCTATTAATCATTGGTTCATCTGGCGGCAAGCTTTTACCAAGAGCGGGTGCGTGGATGGATATCATCAAGACCATTTTTGGTTTCCTATTAATCGCGGTATCAATTGTCATGCTCGGCCGTATCTGGACAGGTTTAGTGTCAGATCTACTTTGGGCTTTATGGGGCATTGCACTTGCTGGCTACTTAATGCATCAAAATAAGCTGACTGAGTTTAACTGGAAACAAACGGTTCGCTCGGTAACGCTATTGCTGATGCTATTGGCAAGCTTCTCCTATGGCTTTCAAGCGGTAATGAATAGCTTAGGTTTTCAATCTCACACCCTAAGCAGTGAGGGTCACGGAGTCACTCACAAAACCATTAAGTCTGTTGCCGATCTCGAAGCAGAAGTCGCTGCAGCAAAAGCCCAAGGCAGACCAGTAATGCTGGATCTTTATGCTGATTGGTGCGTTGCTTGTAAAGAGTTTGAAAACATTACCTTTAAAGATCCGGCGGTTCAACAACGTCTATCACAGATGATTTTTTTACAAGCCGATGTAACCAAGAGCGATGCGATTGACGTTGAACTGCTAGAACACTACAACGTATTAGGACTGCCAACACTACTCATGTTTGATGCAAGCGGTGAGCTACGTGATGAACTCAGGGTAACAGGCTTTATGAAGCCCGAAGCCTTTGCAGCCCATTTAGATCTGTTACTCGCTAAATAG
- the cutA gene encoding divalent-cation tolerance protein CutA, with product MHNSYLLVITTCPDKEIAGNIARALVSAKLAACVQISSPVISVYSWQDELCQEPEFSLQIKCHSQHYNEIAKLILSMHPYDVPELIALEIANGSPAYLDWIKETTQI from the coding sequence ATGCATAACAGCTATTTATTAGTCATAACAACGTGCCCAGATAAAGAGATTGCAGGCAATATCGCGCGGGCATTAGTGAGCGCTAAACTTGCGGCGTGCGTACAGATATCATCGCCTGTGATCTCTGTTTACTCATGGCAGGACGAGTTATGCCAAGAGCCAGAGTTTTCATTGCAGATCAAATGTCATAGCCAACATTATAATGAGATCGCCAAACTGATACTCTCCATGCATCCCTATGATGTACCGGAGCTTATCGCCTTGGAAATCGCTAACGGCTCTCCTGCTTATTTAGATTGGATAAAAGAAACCACACAAATATGA
- the pepT gene encoding peptidase T, whose translation MKQALLNRFLRYVQFDTQSNSSSTSVPSSFGQLALADQLKLELIKLGFSDVALSDKGYLTAVLPATVANIPAIGFIAHLDTAPDFSGANVKPQIIEAYDGSVISLGGDEFLSPDEFPELAHYIGQTLITTDGNSLLGADDKAGIAEIITALATLKNEVGAVHGDIHLCFTPDEEIGRGTDHFDVDGFGSQWAYTVDGGAIGHLECENFNGALAVVTAQGNNCHPGTAFGVMVNAQTIAANFHAQMPVGDTPEKSRGYDGFFHLIEMNGVTEKAQLTYLIRDFDLDAFEQRKLWLTEKVEGYNQTLKQGALSVQITDSYYNMREQLIPYPHVIEIAKQAMLNVDVEPIIEPIRGATDGSRLSYMGLPCPNLFTGGHNFHGKHEFISLQSMVKATEVIIEICKLTTMRYR comes from the coding sequence ATGAAACAAGCTCTTCTTAATCGTTTTTTGCGTTATGTTCAGTTTGATACTCAATCTAATTCATCAAGCACTAGCGTGCCGAGTTCATTTGGGCAACTTGCCTTAGCTGATCAACTTAAGTTAGAGCTAATTAAACTCGGCTTTAGTGATGTAGCGCTATCGGACAAGGGATATCTAACCGCCGTGCTCCCTGCCACAGTGGCTAATATACCTGCTATCGGTTTTATCGCACATCTTGATACTGCTCCCGACTTTTCTGGTGCTAATGTAAAGCCACAAATCATCGAAGCCTATGACGGCAGCGTGATCTCTCTTGGGGGAGATGAGTTTTTATCTCCGGATGAGTTTCCTGAATTAGCGCATTATATTGGCCAAACCCTTATCACAACCGATGGCAATAGCTTACTTGGCGCCGATGATAAAGCCGGAATTGCAGAGATTATTACGGCGCTGGCCACACTCAAAAATGAGGTCGGTGCTGTTCACGGTGATATTCACCTCTGTTTTACGCCAGATGAGGAGATAGGCCGAGGTACCGATCATTTTGATGTTGACGGTTTTGGTTCTCAATGGGCTTATACCGTAGACGGTGGCGCTATTGGCCATTTAGAGTGTGAAAACTTTAACGGTGCACTCGCGGTGGTTACTGCTCAAGGCAATAACTGCCATCCTGGCACAGCCTTTGGTGTGATGGTCAATGCTCAAACTATCGCGGCTAATTTCCATGCGCAAATGCCAGTTGGTGATACACCTGAGAAAAGTCGTGGTTATGATGGCTTTTTCCATCTTATTGAGATGAATGGTGTTACAGAAAAAGCACAATTGACATACTTGATCCGCGATTTTGACTTAGATGCTTTTGAGCAACGTAAGCTCTGGTTAACAGAAAAGGTCGAGGGATATAACCAAACGCTTAAGCAAGGAGCGTTGAGTGTGCAGATCACTGATAGCTACTACAATATGCGCGAGCAACTTATACCGTATCCGCACGTTATCGAAATCGCGAAGCAAGCTATGTTGAACGTGGATGTTGAACCTATCATTGAGCCAATTCGTGGCGCTACTGACGGTAGCCGCCTGTCATACATGGGGTTACCTTGTCCCAATCTGTTTACTGGTGGGCATAATTTTCACGGTAAACATGAGTTTATTAGTCTGCAATCAATGGTAAAAGCGACAGAAGTGATTATTGAGATCTGTAAGCTAACCACAATGCGATACCGTTAG
- a CDS encoding porin, translating into MKKSLISASIASVLTLASFGALADGPGFYGRLDLSVTNSDTGVTTQEGKEGTVIENNFSNLGVKGSEKISDGVDVIYQMEFQVENTSSKGDVFKARNTFLGLKSAAGTLLVGRNDTVFKQSEGGIDLFGNSNADIDRLVGGQTRSADGFWYYSPRIANILTINATYLMEDNNQAGVEDPENQYAVSATLGDKKFKEQSYYLAFAYNKGISNIDAYRGVVQVKVGDFKVGGLFQNSESIADGSEDNNTYLVNLAYNLNGVNLKAEYGVDEAGFGKYSKQAQQGSDINVTNFTIGADYRVAKSTLVYGHYAMYEGDYKVAGLKTDLADDDIFTVGIRYDF; encoded by the coding sequence ATGAAAAAATCTCTAATCTCTGCATCAATTGCATCTGTACTTACTCTAGCTTCATTCGGTGCGCTAGCCGATGGCCCAGGCTTCTACGGTCGTTTAGACCTTTCAGTTACAAACTCTGATACAGGTGTAACTACGCAAGAAGGCAAAGAAGGCACGGTTATCGAAAACAACTTCTCAAACCTTGGTGTTAAAGGTAGCGAAAAGATTTCTGACGGTGTAGATGTTATCTACCAAATGGAATTCCAAGTAGAGAATACTTCTTCTAAAGGCGACGTATTTAAAGCTCGTAACACTTTCCTAGGTCTTAAGAGCGCTGCAGGTACATTGCTTGTTGGTCGTAACGACACTGTTTTCAAACAGTCTGAAGGTGGCATCGACCTATTCGGTAACTCAAATGCCGATATCGACCGCTTAGTAGGCGGACAGACTCGTAGCGCTGACGGCTTCTGGTACTACTCACCACGTATCGCTAACATTCTGACTATCAACGCTACTTACCTAATGGAAGACAACAACCAAGCTGGTGTTGAAGATCCAGAAAATCAGTATGCAGTCAGTGCAACACTTGGTGACAAGAAGTTCAAAGAACAAAGCTACTACCTAGCATTCGCTTACAACAAAGGCATCTCTAACATTGATGCTTATCGTGGCGTGGTTCAAGTCAAGGTTGGCGACTTTAAAGTTGGCGGTCTGTTCCAAAACTCTGAAAGCATTGCTGATGGTTCTGAAGACAACAACACTTACCTAGTTAACCTAGCTTACAACCTAAACGGCGTAAATCTAAAAGCTGAATATGGTGTAGATGAAGCAGGCTTCGGTAAGTACTCTAAGCAAGCTCAACAAGGTTCTGACATCAATGTGACTAACTTCACCATCGGTGCTGACTACCGTGTAGCTAAGTCTACGCTAGTCTATGGCCACTATGCGATGTACGAAGGCGATTACAAAGTTGCTGGTCTTAAAACTGACCTAGCTGATGATGACATCTTCACTGTTGGTATTCGTTACGACTTCTAA
- a CDS encoding porin: MKKSVLSASIIATLAATSFTALANGPQFYGRADLAVTHSDNGIATQNQKDGTIIENNFSWLGVKGNEKISDGLEVIYQMEFGVSNFDNSGKTFAARNTYLGLKGVGGTGLIGRNDTVFKASEGGFDLFGNTNSDIDLLVAGQSRTADGITYYSPKIADLLTINATYLVEDNYVTYNGDERVAPDSMYALSATFGDKALKAQRYYVAAAYNENIDDVKAYRGVAQVKVGNFIIGGLYQNSEHIDAKYANLEGDTYFVNAAYVLGNVKIKAMFGSDDSGLGKYVSRFVGNADGAGMETVSDVDLQQFSIGADYRISKSTLFYGHYTKYDGDLKLTGVTQDLGDDIVTLGMRFDF; this comes from the coding sequence ATGAAAAAATCTGTTCTATCGGCAAGCATCATCGCAACACTCGCTGCTACCTCGTTTACCGCTCTCGCAAACGGCCCACAATTTTATGGCCGTGCCGATCTCGCTGTTACTCATTCTGATAATGGCATTGCAACCCAAAACCAAAAAGATGGCACTATTATAGAAAACAACTTCTCCTGGTTAGGGGTCAAGGGCAACGAAAAAATCAGCGATGGTCTTGAAGTGATCTATCAGATGGAATTTGGCGTTAGTAACTTTGATAACTCAGGCAAGACCTTTGCTGCACGTAACACCTACCTTGGTTTGAAAGGGGTTGGCGGTACAGGCCTCATTGGTCGCAACGACACTGTGTTTAAAGCTTCTGAAGGCGGCTTCGATTTATTTGGCAACACTAACTCAGATATCGACCTACTGGTTGCTGGTCAGTCGCGTACCGCTGACGGTATCACTTACTACTCACCGAAAATTGCTGACCTTTTGACCATAAACGCTACCTACCTAGTTGAAGACAATTATGTCACATACAATGGTGATGAGCGCGTCGCGCCAGACAGCATGTATGCCCTAAGTGCAACCTTTGGCGATAAGGCCCTCAAGGCACAACGTTACTATGTAGCTGCCGCCTATAACGAAAATATCGATGATGTAAAAGCTTACCGTGGTGTGGCTCAAGTCAAAGTCGGTAACTTCATCATTGGTGGTCTATACCAGAACAGTGAACATATTGACGCTAAATATGCCAACCTAGAGGGTGATACCTACTTCGTTAACGCTGCATACGTACTGGGCAATGTAAAAATTAAAGCCATGTTTGGTAGTGACGACTCAGGCCTAGGTAAATATGTCAGCCGTTTCGTGGGTAACGCCGATGGCGCAGGTATGGAAACCGTATCAGATGTCGATCTACAACAGTTCAGCATCGGCGCAGATTACCGCATCAGCAAGAGCACCCTGTTCTACGGCCACTACACCAAATATGATGGTGACCTGAAACTGACGGGTGTAACACAAGATCTTGGCGATGATATCGTCACCCTAGGTATGCGTTTCGACTTCTAG
- a CDS encoding protein kinase domain-containing protein — protein sequence MPNSSNPTPELQHFYISEEQSIYLLKADDARKHRAWIRLCKQQLTKLGYSDIELVGKGAYGFVFAGVDKQHNAHVFKFSRLTLPQHIQDRLEEEAFMLSQVIHPNVPPVIKFEHVGKQGILVMARAPGEDLDKLCKRLGALPVGIVVSIARQLAHILHYLHNGRPLVHGDIKPSNLVYDMKTNHLSLIDWGSAVFAQRDGNGNPVNGNVMDLLSSDQQHTNARMGDVYFIGDEQLNGALSSPRFDEQGAAATLYALASGQASRFGSKVIPATSIGLPIELAKTLDGMLSDDPVTRNKAGDYFLKSMAHSHRLHLPELPKPPLQAEIPVWELARGKDVETVTYSSRKSFLKEHNADDPIAKMDDLQLEKYYRNFMAGMGDTEKGFIAAVGRVGQYSLMGGIAIHWQESGVFIDSNLATYNSEEKPALILAVNNMVTLARGIRRIGVFKACFFNAKDTLHLERSDINQPFKPSPEQQLPFEVGDVPSLEDKSRLHSYFEDGRDPDENLELPKEIMTELGWINQIHHTGCIIFEVLPKHMKIHSYLRLLNPRKQAAFRASLDRILSHVDKIQGKGVSGFMKLPYKNTRRFNHIDRKPDFFYPKNPKAIKNEV from the coding sequence ATGCCTAATTCAAGCAATCCAACACCAGAGTTGCAGCACTTTTATATCTCAGAAGAGCAATCAATTTATCTATTGAAGGCCGATGATGCTCGTAAACACAGAGCATGGATTCGTTTGTGTAAACAGCAATTAACTAAGTTGGGTTACAGCGACATTGAGTTAGTCGGTAAAGGCGCTTATGGCTTTGTATTTGCTGGAGTAGATAAGCAGCACAATGCCCATGTCTTTAAATTTTCTCGACTGACGTTACCGCAACATATTCAAGATCGCTTAGAAGAGGAAGCCTTCATGCTATCTCAGGTGATCCACCCCAATGTGCCTCCCGTGATTAAATTCGAGCACGTCGGTAAGCAAGGTATTTTAGTCATGGCGAGAGCGCCGGGTGAAGATCTCGACAAGCTTTGTAAACGTCTCGGCGCACTCCCCGTAGGCATAGTTGTTAGTATCGCCCGTCAACTCGCTCATATATTGCATTATCTGCACAATGGTCGTCCGTTAGTCCACGGAGACATTAAGCCATCAAACCTTGTCTATGATATGAAAACCAATCATCTATCCTTGATCGACTGGGGATCAGCGGTTTTTGCCCAGCGTGATGGCAATGGCAATCCAGTCAATGGCAATGTTATGGATCTGCTATCGAGCGATCAACAACATACCAACGCCCGTATGGGCGATGTCTATTTTATTGGCGATGAGCAACTCAATGGCGCGCTCTCAAGCCCAAGGTTTGATGAACAAGGTGCAGCCGCAACGCTATACGCATTAGCTTCAGGTCAAGCCAGTCGCTTTGGTAGTAAGGTTATTCCTGCCACCAGCATCGGCTTACCCATAGAGTTGGCAAAAACCTTGGACGGCATGCTCAGTGATGACCCTGTCACTCGAAACAAGGCGGGCGATTATTTTCTTAAAAGCATGGCTCATAGTCATAGATTGCATCTTCCCGAGTTACCAAAACCACCGCTACAAGCCGAGATCCCCGTATGGGAACTTGCTCGTGGCAAAGACGTTGAAACCGTGACTTACAGCTCCAGAAAGTCCTTCCTGAAAGAACACAACGCGGATGATCCCATTGCTAAAATGGACGATCTGCAATTAGAGAAATATTATCGCAATTTTATGGCTGGAATGGGCGATACAGAAAAGGGGTTCATCGCCGCTGTCGGTCGTGTAGGACAATACTCGCTTATGGGGGGAATTGCGATTCACTGGCAAGAGTCAGGGGTATTTATCGACTCAAACCTTGCAACTTACAATAGCGAAGAAAAACCCGCTTTAATACTCGCGGTCAACAACATGGTGACGTTAGCGAGAGGGATCCGCCGTATCGGCGTATTTAAAGCCTGCTTCTTTAATGCAAAAGACACATTACATTTAGAGCGAAGCGATATTAATCAACCATTTAAGCCCAGCCCAGAGCAGCAACTGCCTTTCGAAGTTGGTGATGTACCGTCGCTGGAAGACAAGTCGAGATTACATTCTTACTTTGAGGATGGACGCGATCCCGATGAAAACCTCGAACTACCAAAAGAGATCATGACCGAACTCGGTTGGATAAACCAGATCCATCATACTGGATGTATCATTTTCGAAGTGCTTCCCAAGCATATGAAGATCCACAGTTACCTTAGGCTACTCAACCCTAGAAAACAGGCCGCGTTTCGCGCTAGCCTAGATCGTATTCTCAGCCACGTCGATAAAATACAAGGAAAAGGGGTATCTGGTTTTATGAAGCTACCATACAAAAACACTCGCCGCTTCAACCATATAGATAGAAAACCTGATTTTTTCTATCCCAAGAACCCCAAAGCGATTAAAAATGAAGTTTAA